From Blattabacterium cuenoti:
TATAAACGATATGGAGAAATAAAATAAATGAAAAATAATAAAATATTCTTTATCATTATTTTATTATTATATATAATTTGTATGATATCGCTTGTTTATTTTTCTCAAAAAACACATCAAAAAAAATTTTTAAAAAAATTTAATATTATCATTGATCCATTATCAAAAAATCATTTTGTAAATGAAGAAATTATTAAAAATATTCTATTTTATAAAACAAAAAAAATTGAAAAAGAAATCGGTCAATTATGTATATTGAGAATGGAAAAAAAATTAAATAATTACCCTTTTATAAAAAAATCTGAAGTGTTTCTTAGTGTAGATGGGACTCTTAATATTAAAATTTTGCAAAAAGAACCCATATTAAGAATTAAAAATGTAAATCAAGAATATTATCTTACTAAGGATGCGGAAAATTTAGAACTTTCTTCTTTTTATTCCTCAAAAGTCATATTAGCAAAAGGCCCATTTTCAAAAGAAGAAAAAAAATATTTAACAAATCTAGTCCAATTCATAAACTCCGATGAATTATTAAAAAACCAAATTATTAGCATAAAAAAAAATAATAAAAATTCATTTATTTTAATTCCGAAAATCGGAAATCATCATGTTATATTAGGAAATATAAAAAATTTTAAAAATAAATTGAATAAATTAAAAGCATTTTATAAGCAGTACCTAAATAAAATAGATATTAATCAATACAAAAGTATTGATTTGCAATATAAAGACCAAGTAGTCGCAAAAAAAAGATAAGTCTATGGAATATCAAGATATAGCTATAGGTCTTGATGTGGGGACCACGAAGATTGTAGCTATGGTAGGGAGGAGAAATGAATATAATAAAATTGAGATCCTAGGGATAGGTAGATCTAAAAGTGTAGGTGTACATAGAGGGGTTGTAAATAATATAACTCAAACAATTGAAGCTATTCGTGAAGCAGTATCTGAAGCCGAACATAGTTCTGGTTTGAAAATAAAAGAAGTTATTGTTGGAATAGCAGGACAACATATTAGAAGTCTACAACATAATGATTATATTACTAGATTAGATTTTGAAAATGTCATCAGTCAAAAAGATATACAAAAATTAATAGATCAAGTTCATAAACTGGTTATGCAGCCAGGAGAAGAAATCATTCATGTTCTTCCACAAGAATATAAAGTGGATAGTCAAGCAGAAATTGTAGAACCGATAGGAATGTATGGAAGTCGTTTAGAGGCAAATTTTCATGTAGTAGTAGGACAAATTTCTTCGATACGAAATATTGGAATATGTGTTAAAGCCGCAGGATTGAATTTAGCTGGAATGACCTTAGAACCTTTAGCCTCTGCTGAAGCTGTATTAAGTCCAGAAGAAAGAGAAGCAGGTGTTGCTTTAGTAGATATAGGAGGAGGGACTACGGATATTGCTATATTTAAAGATAACATTATCCGTCATACTGGCGTGATTCCTTTTGGAGGAGATGTCATTACTGAAAATATAAAAACAGATTGTTTAATTATTGAACGGCAAGCAGAATTACTAAAAATCAAATTCGGATCTGCATGGCCAGGAGAAAATAAGGAAACAGAAATTGTTTGTATTCCTGGATTAAGAGGTCGTGACCCTAAAGAAATTTCTTTAAAACACCTTTCCCAAATTATTCATATACGAGTATGTGAAATTTTGGAACAAGTAAATGTAGAAATAAAAAATTATGGAAATGAAGAACAAAAGAAAAGACTTATTGCAGGATTAGTAATGACAGGTGGAGGTTCTCAACTTCAACATATTCGTCCATTAACAGAATATATTACTGGAATGGATGTTCGTATAGGGTATTCTAATGAACACATTGCAGGAGGGGAAAACGGTCTGATAAGTAATCCAGAATATGCCACGTCTATAGGATTAGTAATTAAAGGGCTTGATGATCAAAAAAAATATATTTATGCAACCTCAGATATGGTACATAGACATGATGAAAATTCTGAGTCTATTTCTACAAAATTTTATAATAAAAATCGTAGATTAAATTATGAGGAGGATCATAGAAAGAAAAAAAATAAAACAAAATCAAAATCTTTTCTTGAAATTTGGGCAGATAAGTTCCGTCAAATATTGAATGATACAGAATAATAAACCATGAAATGAAAAAAGAAGATTTTATACAAAAAAAAGAAAACCCTCAATTGGAGTTTCAAAAAAATCGTTCAGCTTCTATTAAAGTAATTGGAGTAGGAGGAGGAGGAAGTAATGCTTTAAGTCATATGTTTGAACAAGGAATTACTGGAGTTGATTTTATAGCGTGTAATACGGATGCACAAGCATTGAATAATAATCCAGTTCCTATAAAAATTCAATTAGGAGCTTCTATTACAGAAGGACTTGGAGCTGGAGCAGATCCAGAAGTAGGAGAAAAAGCTGCATTAGAAAGTTTGGAGGAAATAAAAAGTATTTTAGATTCTAATACTAAAATGACTTTCATTACAGCAGGAATGGGTGGAGGTACAGGAACTGGTGCCGCTCCAATTATTGCAGGAATTTCTAAAGAAAAAGGAATTCTGACTGTAGGAATCGTTACAATTCCATTTCATTTTGAAGGAAAAATGAGATTACAACAAGCTCAAAAAGGAATAGAATCATTAAGAAAAAATGTGGATTCTCTTATTGTTATTAATAATGATAAATTGAGAGAATTATATGGTAATTTAGGATTTAAAGCCGGTTTTGCAAAAGCAGATGAAGTTTTAACTACTGCAGCTAAGGGTATTGCAGAAGTCATTACTCATCATTATAAACAAAATATAGATTTAAGAGATACAAGAACTGTTTTAAAAGAAAGTGGAACGGCTGTTATGGGGTCCGCTATTGCCGTTGGAGAAAACAGAGCGAAGGAAGCAGTAGTTCAAGCTTTAGATTCTCCATTATTAAATGATAATAAAATTACAGGAGCCAAAAATGTTCTTCTTCTTATTGTTTCTGGAAAAATAGAAATTACTATAGATGAAATAGGAATTATCAGTGATTATATTCAAGCTGAAGCAGGAAACAATGCCAATATTATTATGGGGTTAGGAGAAGATGAAGGTTTGGAAGAAAGTATTTCAGTCACTATAGTGGCTACGGGGTTTCCTACGGAAATACAGCGGGTTATTAATCACGAAGAAAAAAAAATTTTTCATAGCTTAGAAGAACCTTATGAAAAAAAATTAAACGAAATGGAAGAAACACATTCTTATTCTAAACGAATTGATCCTTTTTTTTCAAAAAATTATTCCAAATCAACTCATTTAGAAAAATCTTTTTATAAGAATAAAAAAAATAAAAAAGACGATTTTTCATCAAACCAAAAACAAAACATTTTTGATAAGTCTATAAATTCAAATTTTTTTATAGAAAAAAAACATAAAAAATATATGTTAGAAAATAGTTTTGATCTTCCTATTTCATACAATGAAAATGAAAAAATATTAAAAAATCGGATTCGTAAAAAAGAAAATAATACAAATCAAGAATTGAATTGATGTTTCCTAATATTCCCAAAGGAACTAGAGATTTCTCATCCATTGAGATAAGTAAACGAAATTATTTAGTTCAAACGATTCGAAAACAATTTGAACTTTTTGGTTTTGATCCTATAGAAACTTCTTCTATTGAAAATATTTCCACTCTTGTTGGTAAGTATGGAGAAGAAGGAGATTCCTTAATATTTAAATTGTTACATTCAGGAAATTTTTTAAAAAATAGGATTTTGGATTTTTT
This genomic window contains:
- a CDS encoding cell division protein FtsQ/DivIB, whose protein sequence is MISLVYFSQKTHQKKFLKKFNIIIDPLSKNHFVNEEIIKNILFYKTKKIEKEIGQLCILRMEKKLNNYPFIKKSEVFLSVDGTLNIKILQKEPILRIKNVNQEYYLTKDAENLELSSFYSSKVILAKGPFSKEEKKYLTNLVQFINSDELLKNQIISIKKNNKNSFILIPKIGNHHVILGNIKNFKNKLNKLKAFYKQYLNKIDINQYKSIDLQYKDQVVAKKR
- the ftsA gene encoding cell division protein FtsA, which codes for MEYQDIAIGLDVGTTKIVAMVGRRNEYNKIEILGIGRSKSVGVHRGVVNNITQTIEAIREAVSEAEHSSGLKIKEVIVGIAGQHIRSLQHNDYITRLDFENVISQKDIQKLIDQVHKLVMQPGEEIIHVLPQEYKVDSQAEIVEPIGMYGSRLEANFHVVVGQISSIRNIGICVKAAGLNLAGMTLEPLASAEAVLSPEEREAGVALVDIGGGTTDIAIFKDNIIRHTGVIPFGGDVITENIKTDCLIIERQAELLKIKFGSAWPGENKETEIVCIPGLRGRDPKEISLKHLSQIIHIRVCEILEQVNVEIKNYGNEEQKKRLIAGLVMTGGGSQLQHIRPLTEYITGMDVRIGYSNEHIAGGENGLISNPEYATSIGLVIKGLDDQKKYIYATSDMVHRHDENSESISTKFYNKNRRLNYEEDHRKKKNKTKSKSFLEIWADKFRQILNDTE
- the ftsZ gene encoding cell division protein FtsZ, giving the protein MKKEDFIQKKENPQLEFQKNRSASIKVIGVGGGGSNALSHMFEQGITGVDFIACNTDAQALNNNPVPIKIQLGASITEGLGAGADPEVGEKAALESLEEIKSILDSNTKMTFITAGMGGGTGTGAAPIIAGISKEKGILTVGIVTIPFHFEGKMRLQQAQKGIESLRKNVDSLIVINNDKLRELYGNLGFKAGFAKADEVLTTAAKGIAEVITHHYKQNIDLRDTRTVLKESGTAVMGSAIAVGENRAKEAVVQALDSPLLNDNKITGAKNVLLLIVSGKIEITIDEIGIISDYIQAEAGNNANIIMGLGEDEGLEESISVTIVATGFPTEIQRVINHEEKKIFHSLEEPYEKKLNEMEETHSYSKRIDPFFSKNYSKSTHLEKSFYKNKKNKKDDFSSNQKQNIFDKSINSNFFIEKKHKKYMLENSFDLPISYNENEKILKNRIRKKENNTNQELN